In Candidatus Methylomirabilota bacterium, the following proteins share a genomic window:
- a CDS encoding phenylalanine--tRNA ligase beta subunit-related protein, translating to MRFGHAPSIWEQFPQLVPGVLRVGGIHPKADVQALIEPWHARARERLARGPESELAEISAWRRAYTQMGLKPTQYRSAAEALLRRFRRDNDLPRLHPLVDLGNALSLAFALPVAIFDLAGVDSFLEVRHAAGGEAYDGFGGETERAEPGEVIFADAAGHAHARRWTFRQSRRSTVTADTREVLIVVEGMHETAAADVPALIDALAGHITGCWEAPRPRAVLSSASPRIELPA from the coding sequence GTGCGGTTCGGTCACGCGCCGTCCATCTGGGAGCAGTTCCCCCAGCTCGTCCCCGGCGTCCTGCGGGTCGGCGGCATCCACCCGAAGGCGGACGTGCAGGCGCTGATCGAGCCCTGGCACGCGCGGGCGCGCGAGCGGCTGGCGCGCGGCCCCGAGTCCGAGCTGGCCGAGATCTCCGCGTGGCGCCGCGCCTACACCCAGATGGGCCTCAAGCCCACGCAGTACCGCTCCGCTGCCGAGGCCCTGCTTCGCCGCTTCCGTCGTGACAACGACCTGCCACGCCTGCATCCGCTGGTGGATCTGGGCAACGCGCTCTCGCTCGCCTTCGCGCTGCCGGTGGCGATCTTCGACCTCGCGGGCGTCGATTCGTTCCTGGAGGTGCGCCACGCCGCGGGTGGTGAGGCGTACGACGGCTTCGGAGGCGAGACGGAGCGCGCCGAGCCGGGCGAGGTCATCTTCGCCGACGCGGCCGGCCACGCGCACGCGCGACGCTGGACGTTTCGGCAGAGCCGGCGCTCCACCGTCACCGCCGACACCCGCGAGGTCCTCATCGTCGTCGAGGGAATGCACGAGACCGCGGCCGCCGACGTGCCGGCCCTGATCGACGCGCTCGCCGGGCACATCACGGGCTGCTGGGAAGCCCCGCGGCCGCGCGCCGTGCTCTCCTCGGCATCGCCACGCATCGAGCTGCCGGCCTGA
- a CDS encoding AzlC family ABC transporter permease, with the protein MVLQSLPAAAAVAVFGSLYGAAARAYLGAPLTLASSVIVYSGALQFALVALLGAGATLVPLLLTAVVLNLRHLVLGAALRSRFESGPRRRALLAFFLVDETFGFAIAAGNAVEPRAVGATTERTLLVAGLTLWVAWLVGTLVGVLGGGLAAVESVAGAIFPVLFIGLAALAVTRPSHVARAVAAAVLTAAVAVLLPDLRMLAPVIAGVLVALPGRAS; encoded by the coding sequence GTGGTGCTGCAGAGCCTGCCCGCCGCGGCGGCGGTCGCGGTGTTCGGCAGCCTCTACGGCGCCGCCGCGCGCGCCTACCTCGGGGCGCCGCTGACGCTGGCCTCCTCGGTCATCGTCTACTCGGGGGCGCTGCAATTCGCGCTGGTGGCCCTGCTCGGCGCCGGCGCCACGCTCGTCCCGCTCCTGCTGACCGCGGTCGTGCTGAACCTGCGCCACCTGGTGCTGGGGGCGGCGCTGCGCTCGCGCTTCGAGAGCGGGCCGCGGCGGCGGGCCCTGCTCGCGTTCTTCCTGGTGGACGAGACGTTCGGGTTCGCCATCGCGGCCGGCAACGCGGTCGAGCCGCGCGCGGTGGGCGCCACCACCGAGCGCACGCTGCTGGTGGCCGGGCTCACGCTCTGGGTCGCGTGGCTCGTGGGCACCCTGGTCGGCGTGCTGGGCGGCGGGCTCGCCGCGGTCGAGAGCGTGGCCGGCGCGATCTTCCCGGTGCTGTTCATCGGGCTGGCCGCGCTCGCGGTGACGCGGCCGTCCCACGTGGCGCGCGCGGTCGCGGCCGCCGTGCTCACCGCGGCGGTGGCGGTGCTGCTGCCCGACCTGCGCATGCTCGCGCCGGTCATCGCGGGCGTGCTGGTGGCCTTGCCGGGTCGGGCGTCGTGA
- a CDS encoding AzlD domain-containing protein translates to MSALVLLAIALITYGSRAAAVVLLPRPGARFEMILSRIPAAIFASLATATLVGDGGRLADVPVLAAAAGALLASPARSLLLCLIGGAIGYAAGAWLG, encoded by the coding sequence GTGAGCGCGCTGGTGCTGCTGGCGATCGCGCTGATCACCTACGGCAGCCGCGCCGCCGCGGTGGTGCTGCTGCCGCGCCCGGGCGCGCGCTTCGAGATGATCCTCTCACGCATCCCGGCCGCGATCTTCGCGAGCCTGGCGACGGCCACCCTCGTGGGCGACGGCGGCCGGCTGGCCGACGTCCCGGTGCTGGCCGCCGCGGCGGGCGCGCTGCTCGCCAGCCCGGCGCGCTCGCTGCTGCTGTGCCTGATCGGCGGCGCGATCGGCTACGCGGCGGGGGCCTGGCTCGGCTGA
- a CDS encoding DinB family protein, whose product MSRAKAGMKAKGGMKAKGGVKAKGGVKKDAVRAEVRALVRGPSYMTFDDVVADFPMRHINTRPPNVPYTPWHLLEHMRIAQRDILEYIEDPEYRLPTWPDDYWPRADDEADAAAWKKTIADFRRDRAALEKIAANPRVALGSALPYAQQHTLIRELLIVSEHNTYHIGEFAILRQVMGTWPSRR is encoded by the coding sequence GTGAGTCGCGCGAAAGCCGGCATGAAGGCAAAGGGCGGCATGAAGGCAAAGGGCGGCGTGAAGGCGAAGGGCGGCGTGAAGAAGGACGCGGTGCGCGCCGAGGTGCGGGCCCTGGTGCGCGGACCCTCGTACATGACCTTCGACGACGTGGTCGCCGACTTCCCGATGCGGCACATCAACACGCGCCCGCCCAACGTGCCGTACACCCCGTGGCACCTGCTCGAGCACATGCGGATCGCCCAGCGCGATATCCTCGAGTACATCGAGGACCCGGAATACCGCCTGCCCACGTGGCCCGACGACTACTGGCCCAGGGCGGACGACGAGGCCGACGCGGCGGCGTGGAAGAAGACGATCGCCGACTTCCGCCGCGACCGGGCCGCGCTCGAGAAGATCGCGGCGAACCCGCGCGTGGCGCTGGGCTCGGCGCTGCCCTACGCGCAGCAGCACACGCTGATCCGCGAGCTGCTGATCGTCTCCGAGCACAACACCTACCACATCGGCGAGTTCGCGATCCTCCGCCAGGTCATGGGCACCTGGCCGAGCCGGCGCTGA